The following proteins are co-located in the Tamandua tetradactyla isolate mTamTet1 chromosome 21, mTamTet1.pri, whole genome shotgun sequence genome:
- the FEM1C gene encoding protein fem-1 homolog C — MDLKTAVFNAARDGKLRLLTKLLASKSKEEVSSLISEKTNGATPLLMAARYGHLDMVEFLLDQCSASIEVGGSVNFDGETIEGAPPLWAASAAGHLKVVQSLLNHGASVNNTTLTNSTPLRAACFDGHLEIVKYLVEHKADLEVSNRHGHTCLMISCYKGHKEIAQYLLEKGADVNRKSVKGNTALHDCAESGSLDIMKMLLMYCAKMEKDGYGMTPLLSASVTGHTNIVDFLTHHAQTSKTERINALELLGATFVDKKRDLLGALKYWKKAMNMRYSDRTNIISKPVPQTLIMAYDYAKEVNSAEELEGLIADPDEMRMQALLIRERILGPSHPDTSYYIRYRGAVYADSGNFKRCINLWKYALDMQQNNLDPLSPMTASSLLSFAELFSFMLQDRAKGLLGTTITFDDLMGILCKSVLEIERAIKQTQCPPDPLQLNKALSIILHLICLLEKVPCTLEQDHFKKQTIYRFLKLHPRGKNNFSPLHLAVDKNTTCVGRYPVCKFPSLQVTAILIECGADVNVRDSDDNSPLHIAALNNHPDIMNLLIKSGAHFDATNLHKQTASDLLDEKEMAKNLIQPINHTTLQCLAARVIVNHRIYYKGHIPEKLETFVSLHR; from the exons ATGGATCTAAAGACAGCAGTTTTTAACGCAGCTCGGGATGGCAAACTCCGACTTCTCACCAAGTTGTTGGCAAGCAAATCCAAAGAGGAGGTTTCCTCCTTGatctctgaaaaaacaaatggggCCACACCACTCCTGATGGCAGCCAGGTATGGGCACCTTGACATGGTGGAATTCCTCCTAGACCAGTGCAGTGCTTCCATAGAAGTCGGGGGCTCAGTGAATTTTGATGGCGAAACCATTGAGGGGGCTCCCCCTTTATGGGCCGCATCTGCTGCAGGACATCTGAAAGTTGTCCAGTCTTTGTTAAATCATGGAGCATCTGTCAACAACACCACTTTAACCAATTCAACTCCTCTTCGAGCTGCCTGTTTTGATGGCCACCTGGAAATAGTGAAGTACCTTGTAGAACACAAAGCTGATTTGGAAGTCTCAAACCGACATGGGCATACGTGCTTGATGATTTCATGTTACAAAGGACATAAAGAGATTGCTCAGTATTTACTTGAAAAGGGGGCAGATGTTAATAGAAAAAGTGTTAAAG GTAATACTGCTTTGCATGATTGTGCAGAATCTGGAAGTTTGGACATCATGAAGATGCTTCTTATGTATTGTGccaagatggaaaaagatggcTATGGAATGACTCCCCTTCTCTCAGCAAGTGTGACGGGCCACACGAATATCGTGGATTTTCTAACACACCATGCACAAACCAGCAAGACAGAACGTATCAATGCTCTAGAGCTTCTGGGAGCTACATTTGTAGACAAAAAAAGAGATCTACTTGgggctttaaaatactggaaaaaagcAATGAACATGAGGTACAGCGATAGGACTAATATAATTAGCAAACCAGTACCACAGACGTTAATAATGGCTTATGATTATGCCAAGGAGGTGAACAGTGCAGAAGAGCTAGAAGGGCTTATTGCTGATCCTGATGAAATGAGAATGCAAGCATTATTAATTAGAGAGCGTATTCTTGGTCCTTCTCATCCTGATACTTCTTACTATATTAGATATAGAGGTGCTGTTTATGCAGACTCCGGAAATTTCAAAAGATGCATCAATCTTTGGAAATATGCTTTGGATATGCAGCAGAACAATTTGGATCCTTTAAGCCCAATGACTGCCAGTAGCTTATTATCTTTTGCAGAACTGTTCTCGTTTATGCTACAGGATAGGGCTAAAGGGCTTTTGGGCACAACTATTACATTTGATGATCTTATGGGCATACTGTGCAAAAGTGTCCTTGAAATTGAGCGAGCTATCAAACAAACTCAATGTCCACCTGACCCATTACAATTAAATAAGGCTCTTTCCATCATTTTGCACTTAATTTGCTTGCTAGAAAAAGTTCCTTGTACTCTAGAACAGGACCATTTCAAAAAGCAAACTATTTACAGGTTTCTTAAGCTACATCCAAGGGGAAAGAATAACTTTAGCCCTCTTCACCTGGCTGTGGACAAGAATACAACATGTGTAGGGCGATATCCTGTTTGTAAATTTCCATCTTTGCAAGTTACAGCGATACTGATAGAATGTGGTGCTGATGTGAACGTCAGAGACTCTGATGACAACAGTCCCCTACATATTGCTGCTTTGAACAACCATCCTGACATCATGAATCTCCTTATTAAATCAGGTGCACATTTTGATGCCACAAACTTGCACAAACAAACTGCTAGCGACTTGCTGGATGAGAAGGAAATGGCTAAAAATTTGATCCAGCCCATAAATCATACCACTTTGCAGTGTCTTGCTGCTCGTGTCATAGTGAATCATAGAATATATTATAAAGGGCATATTCCAGAAAAGCTAGAGACCTTTGTTTCACTTCATAGATGA